A genomic segment from Cyprinus carpio isolate SPL01 chromosome A4, ASM1834038v1, whole genome shotgun sequence encodes:
- the atxn7l1 gene encoding ataxin-7-like protein 1 isoform X1: MHSKNQRRHCSPSSSRTPLVPVKAKMSVGQSEVEPLPFRVPRDYPHSRFSKAPLAVYPPKGARAKACVSLPVVSLEKMPCFSRTEGAHIKVTSTSPTAASSLSFSSTSSSPSSAPLKSSLTSPASHKNQEKFVNGRGPVTPRSTTPPSLIDRRPSPSRSPLEKRPAPSQDRRPTASTSPSPSLSDRRPIVPPSPPDKKHQNGAKGVRHRRVSGRVFDPNKHCGVLDPETKRPCTRSLTCKTHSLTHRRAVLGRRTDFNILLAEHKGRTKETGQKKEAQAGSQSVQVTQSHDAATSLSTSCTNAKTMPILKLQLANSHLHRVSGGGAVVFSSAPVPPPEPAPGWQRCSLSSDEGETDLPEESEKLPCHSSPQHPRPLSCCAFSSRLMGRGHYVFDRRWDRVRLALHCMVEKHVNSLMWRKVPLAVESVTSPTDISPLGSPFVSNHALAAPLDGVSMVSYSTSLSHNGGGVFCIRDPGPRPQRNKPAKPAKASGDGTGSKKRKAPPASESRKSGTSGNGYHLPLGAAHISNGTAALSVRAKQRPGGQGPRDQDRYGSVELSLPQALTGDHGGVSSHSPLPYGSSDGRKRKSSGSSAGSDKPSKGTKSTALDGIFRKSSSGLLSSVAESPHSALPRQPKVPH, from the exons ATGCATAGCAAGAACC AGAGGAGACACTGCTCGCCCAGCAGCTCCAGGACCCCTCTGGTTCCTGTCAAGGCCAAGATGTCAGTGGGCCAGAGTGAGGTGGAGCCCCTTCCCTTCCGGGTTCCTCGTGATTACCCACACTCACGCTTCAGCAAGGCGCCGCTGGCCGTCTATCCACCCAAAGGAGCCCGAGCCAAGGCCTG CGTGTCTTTACCTgtggtgagtctggagaagatgCCGTGTTTCAGCCGAACAGAGGGAGCGCACATCAAAGTCACCTCCACGTCTCCCACGGCggcttcttctctttctttctcttccacGTCTTCCTCTCCATCTTCCGCTCCTCTCAAGTCCTCCTTGACGTCACCAGCATCTCACAAGAATCAGGAGAAGTTCGTGAACGGTCGCGGTCCTGTGACGCCTCGCTCCACCACGCCCCCCTCGCTGATTGACAGGCGGCCCAGCCCGTCACGGTCGCCCTTGGAGAAACGGCCCGCCCCCTCACAGGACAGGAGACCCACGGCCTCCACGTCTCCATCTCCATCCCTCTCGGACCGGAGACCGATAGTCCCTCCTTCTCCTCCAGACAAGAAGCATCAGAACGGAGCCAAGGGCGTGCGGCACCGGAGAGTGTCGG GTAGAGTGTTTGATCCTAATAAACACTGTGGGGTTTTGGACCCAGAGACAAAGCGGCCTTGCACTCGATCTTTAACCTGTAAG ACTCACTCTCTAACCCATCGGCGAGCCGTGCTGGGACGGAGGACAGATTTCAACATCCTTCTAGCAGAGCATAAGGGGCGGACGAAGGAGACGGGGCAAAAAAAGGAAGCTCAAGCAGGCAGCCAATCAGTGCAGGTCACACAGTCACATGATGCAGCAACCAGCCTATCCACAAGCTGTACTAATGCCAAGACCATGCCCATTCTCAAACTGCAGCTGGCCAATTCACACTTACACAG AGTGTCTGGCGGCGGTGCAGTGGTGTTCAGCTCTGCGCCCGTTCCTCCTCCTGAACCTGCGCCCGGCTGGCAGCGTTGCAGTCTGTCCAGCGATGAAGGAGAAACTGACCTCCCTGAGGAGTCCGAGAAGCTGCCGTGCCACTCTTCTCCACAGCACCCGCGACCCCTGAGC TGTTGTGCGTTCAGCAGCCGGTTGATGGGACGGGGTCACTACGTGTTCGACCGGCGGTGGGACCGGGTGCGGCTGGCGCTCCACTGCATGGTGGAAAAACACGTCAACTCTCTCATGTGGAG GAAAGTCCCCCTAGCGGTGGAGAGTGTGACGAGCCCGACTGACATTTCTCCCCTCGGCTCTCCGTTCGTCTCCAACCATGCACTCGCGGCTCCTCTGGACGGCGTCTCCATGGTCTCGTACTCCACCTCTTTGTCTCATAACGGTGGTGGGGTTTTCTGCATCCGGGACCCCGGACCCAGACCACAGCGGAATAAACCGGCCAAGCCGGCCAAAGCCTCAGGGGACGGAACAGGATCTAAAAAGCGGAAAGCGCCTCCCGCCTCTGAGTCACGAAAGAGTGGGACCAGCGGGAACGGCTACCATCTGCCACTGGGTGCGGCGCACATCAGTAATGGGACGGCGGCCCTTAGCGTGCGGGCCAAGCAACGGCCGGGGGGCCAGGGGCCGAGGGACCAAGACAGGTACGGGAGCGTGGAGCTGTCCCTCCCGCAGGCGCTCACCGGGGATCACGGGGGCGTCTCGTCCCACAGCCCGCTGCCCTACGGATCCTCTGatgggaggaagaggaagagctcTGGATCGAGCGCCGGCAGCGACAAACCCAGCAAAGGCACCAAATCCACAGCACTGGACGGGATCTTCAGGAAGAGCAGCAGCGGTTTGCTGTCGTCAGTCGCCGAATCGCCCCACAGCGCCCTCCCCAGACAG CCCAAGGTCCCTCACTGA
- the atxn7l1 gene encoding ataxin-7-like protein 1 isoform X2, with protein sequence MSVGQSEVEPLPFRVPRDYPHSRFSKAPLAVYPPKGARAKACVSLPVVSLEKMPCFSRTEGAHIKVTSTSPTAASSLSFSSTSSSPSSAPLKSSLTSPASHKNQEKFVNGRGPVTPRSTTPPSLIDRRPSPSRSPLEKRPAPSQDRRPTASTSPSPSLSDRRPIVPPSPPDKKHQNGAKGVRHRRVSGRVFDPNKHCGVLDPETKRPCTRSLTCKTHSLTHRRAVLGRRTDFNILLAEHKGRTKETGQKKEAQAGSQSVQVTQSHDAATSLSTSCTNAKTMPILKLQLANSHLHRVSGGGAVVFSSAPVPPPEPAPGWQRCSLSSDEGETDLPEESEKLPCHSSPQHPRPLSCCAFSSRLMGRGHYVFDRRWDRVRLALHCMVEKHVNSLMWRKVPLAVESVTSPTDISPLGSPFVSNHALAAPLDGVSMVSYSTSLSHNGGGVFCIRDPGPRPQRNKPAKPAKASGDGTGSKKRKAPPASESRKSGTSGNGYHLPLGAAHISNGTAALSVRAKQRPGGQGPRDQDRYGSVELSLPQALTGDHGGVSSHSPLPYGSSDGRKRKSSGSSAGSDKPSKGTKSTALDGIFRKSSSGLLSSVAESPHSALPRQPKVPH encoded by the exons ATGTCAGTGGGCCAGAGTGAGGTGGAGCCCCTTCCCTTCCGGGTTCCTCGTGATTACCCACACTCACGCTTCAGCAAGGCGCCGCTGGCCGTCTATCCACCCAAAGGAGCCCGAGCCAAGGCCTG CGTGTCTTTACCTgtggtgagtctggagaagatgCCGTGTTTCAGCCGAACAGAGGGAGCGCACATCAAAGTCACCTCCACGTCTCCCACGGCggcttcttctctttctttctcttccacGTCTTCCTCTCCATCTTCCGCTCCTCTCAAGTCCTCCTTGACGTCACCAGCATCTCACAAGAATCAGGAGAAGTTCGTGAACGGTCGCGGTCCTGTGACGCCTCGCTCCACCACGCCCCCCTCGCTGATTGACAGGCGGCCCAGCCCGTCACGGTCGCCCTTGGAGAAACGGCCCGCCCCCTCACAGGACAGGAGACCCACGGCCTCCACGTCTCCATCTCCATCCCTCTCGGACCGGAGACCGATAGTCCCTCCTTCTCCTCCAGACAAGAAGCATCAGAACGGAGCCAAGGGCGTGCGGCACCGGAGAGTGTCGG GTAGAGTGTTTGATCCTAATAAACACTGTGGGGTTTTGGACCCAGAGACAAAGCGGCCTTGCACTCGATCTTTAACCTGTAAG ACTCACTCTCTAACCCATCGGCGAGCCGTGCTGGGACGGAGGACAGATTTCAACATCCTTCTAGCAGAGCATAAGGGGCGGACGAAGGAGACGGGGCAAAAAAAGGAAGCTCAAGCAGGCAGCCAATCAGTGCAGGTCACACAGTCACATGATGCAGCAACCAGCCTATCCACAAGCTGTACTAATGCCAAGACCATGCCCATTCTCAAACTGCAGCTGGCCAATTCACACTTACACAG AGTGTCTGGCGGCGGTGCAGTGGTGTTCAGCTCTGCGCCCGTTCCTCCTCCTGAACCTGCGCCCGGCTGGCAGCGTTGCAGTCTGTCCAGCGATGAAGGAGAAACTGACCTCCCTGAGGAGTCCGAGAAGCTGCCGTGCCACTCTTCTCCACAGCACCCGCGACCCCTGAGC TGTTGTGCGTTCAGCAGCCGGTTGATGGGACGGGGTCACTACGTGTTCGACCGGCGGTGGGACCGGGTGCGGCTGGCGCTCCACTGCATGGTGGAAAAACACGTCAACTCTCTCATGTGGAG GAAAGTCCCCCTAGCGGTGGAGAGTGTGACGAGCCCGACTGACATTTCTCCCCTCGGCTCTCCGTTCGTCTCCAACCATGCACTCGCGGCTCCTCTGGACGGCGTCTCCATGGTCTCGTACTCCACCTCTTTGTCTCATAACGGTGGTGGGGTTTTCTGCATCCGGGACCCCGGACCCAGACCACAGCGGAATAAACCGGCCAAGCCGGCCAAAGCCTCAGGGGACGGAACAGGATCTAAAAAGCGGAAAGCGCCTCCCGCCTCTGAGTCACGAAAGAGTGGGACCAGCGGGAACGGCTACCATCTGCCACTGGGTGCGGCGCACATCAGTAATGGGACGGCGGCCCTTAGCGTGCGGGCCAAGCAACGGCCGGGGGGCCAGGGGCCGAGGGACCAAGACAGGTACGGGAGCGTGGAGCTGTCCCTCCCGCAGGCGCTCACCGGGGATCACGGGGGCGTCTCGTCCCACAGCCCGCTGCCCTACGGATCCTCTGatgggaggaagaggaagagctcTGGATCGAGCGCCGGCAGCGACAAACCCAGCAAAGGCACCAAATCCACAGCACTGGACGGGATCTTCAGGAAGAGCAGCAGCGGTTTGCTGTCGTCAGTCGCCGAATCGCCCCACAGCGCCCTCCCCAGACAG CCCAAGGTCCCTCACTGA